CCCCTGCATGTAGTCAAGGTACCGGGGGCGGGACGGGGGCAACCCGCGAACGCCTGCTCAGCCGGCCCTGCCTCCGCTTAGCCAGCTCCTTGTCATGCTCGCTGTTCCAGAGCTACCTCTTCCAGATGCTGCAGGGGGTGAACTTCTGCCACTCGCATCGGGTCATCCACCGAGACCTGAAGCCCCAGAATCTGCTCATCAATGAGTTGGGAGCCATCAAGCTGGCTGACTTTGGACTGGCTCGGGCCTTCGGGGTGCCCCTGCGCTCCTACACCCATGAGGTACCGCAGgacagaggggagagaagggatgtCACCCGTGCACCCAGCTACCCTGAACAATGCTGTTTTCTTGTCCCCACAGGTGGTGACACTCTGGTATCGTGCCCCCGAGATCCTCTTGGGAAGCAGGTTCTACTCGACAGCTGTGGATGTCTGGAGCATTGGTTGCATCTTTGCAGAGATGGTAGAGAGAGGGCCAGACATGGCCACAGGGAGGCCACAGGCAGGGtcctctggggtggggggtagaaGGGGCTCTGATTCTCCTATTAGAAGTGGATTAAGGGGTGTTTGGGACTGGCTAAGGTCTTTTTCCAGAAAAGGCCAGGATTTTTAGCACAGCCTTGGGAAAGATATCTTGGAGGTGCCTCCCTGGTCTGGCCTCTTTTCTGGTATTGGATTCTGCATGACAAGGGAGTAGAACCCACACCTTCTCCCCGTCCCCGTTCCAGGTGACCCGCAAAGCCCTGTTTCCTGGAGACTCTGAGATTGACCAACTCTTTCGTATCTTTCGGACCCTGGGGACACCCAATGAAGCCATGTGGCCAGGAGTCACCCAGCTGCCTGACTATAAGGGCAGTTTCCCCAAGTGGACCaggaaggggctggaggagatCGTGCCCCACCTGGAGCCAGAGGGCAAGGACCTGCTCATGGTAGGTACAGGTGGGCGGCAGGGAGGCTGAGAAAGACCTCCTCATGCCAGCTGCTGCTCTTGCTAGAAGTGTCCCCTTTGTCATCCAGCCTCTTATGCAGCCCTGGTTCCTTCTGAGTCCCAGCTCGTCTCTTTGCTGACCCCTGTACAGAGTTCGCTTGTCCCCATGTGTATTCATTGCTCCACCTGGAAGCCTCTCCCAGATAGGTCCAATGTTCATCCCTTTTAAAACTTCTCTTCTCCAGTTAGCTTTGTTTTTATGCTGTGCTGTGTGCCCTTTTTCTTAGTTGCCTTgtgttttggtaattttttttcgtGGACATTATTACCCCATCTAAGCTGTAAGCTTTCCCAGAAGGGATCACACCGCCCACTGCCTCGGTGCTCCCGCAGTGCGTTCCACAGCGGTTACTCTTCACACGAGGCTGTTCAGAGCAGGCTGCTCGCCGCTGCCGCGGCCCCTGCCCCAGTCCTCATTCACCCCTCTGCTTGTACCCTCTTGACCCCTTGGGCTGGCCCAGGCCAGGCTGCCCAGAGGGCCTCAGGCAGAGCTATCCATTCTTGCCCACAAAGACTCAGAGCacgtttctctctttcctctggcgTTGGGTCAGAGGAAGGCAGGGCAGGAAGTTCATCTTCAGGCTCTGTGTCCAGCT
The genomic region above belongs to Phocoena phocoena chromosome 19, mPhoPho1.1, whole genome shotgun sequence and contains:
- the CDK3 gene encoding cyclin-dependent kinase 3, yielding MDVFQKVEKIGEGTYGVVYKAKNKETGQFVALKKIRLDLETEGVPSTAIREISLLKELKHPNIVRLLDVVHSEKKLYLVFEFLSQDLKKYMDSTPASKLPLHVVKSYLFQMLQGVNFCHSHRVIHRDLKPQNLLINELGAIKLADFGLARAFGVPLRSYTHEVVTLWYRAPEILLGSRFYSTAVDVWSIGCIFAEMVTRKALFPGDSEIDQLFRIFRTLGTPNEAMWPGVTQLPDYKGSFPKWTRKGLEEIVPHLEPEGKDLLMQLLQYDPSRRISAKAALVHPYFSSTEASLAPR